GCCAAGTTCGGAACGGTGGGCGCACTGGCCTTCATTGTCGACAACGGACTTACCCTGTACCTGATGCACGGGCCAATGTCCGGCAGTGAGGTCAAGGCACGTTTCGTGGGCGCCGTCGTCGCCACCATGTTCTCCTGGGTCGCCAACCGGTACTGGACATTCCGACGCCGCCGCAGCGTTGACAACGTCGGCCGCGAACTCGGGTTGTTCCTCCTCATCAATGGTGTGGGCATCCTTATCTCCACCGGATTCACCTGGGTGGCGCGCTACCCGATGGGCATTGAAGACAAGAACATGCTCTTCCTGGCGGGCGTGCTGGGCATCGCCGTGGCCACGGTGCTGCGTTTCTTCGCCTACCGTTTCTGGGTGTTCAACGCCGAGC
This window of the Arthrobacter sp. zg-Y919 genome carries:
- a CDS encoding GtrA family protein, coding for MFTSLSARMRGLVSLFWREVAKFGTVGALAFIVDNGLTLYLMHGPMSGSEVKARFVGAVVATMFSWVANRYWTFRRRRSVDNVGRELGLFLLINGVGILISTGFTWVARYPMGIEDKNMLFLAGVLGIAVATVLRFFAYRFWVFNAELDQEPGFEQDRALLAEPVVQPGSAVNNSAVNNAVKPPSAS